In one window of Haloarcula halophila DNA:
- a CDS encoding MogA/MoaB family molybdenum cofactor biosynthesis protein yields MIRNDRELPPAADRRTTDADGHDCIDPLGVAIVTVSSSRGDGVEKTPPDPSGDAIASILVEAGHVVTSRRMVPDDYVRIKTTVSDCLDRPDVDLVVTTGGTGVTVDDVTPDAVSELFDRELPGFGEAFRWLSWEEVRTRIVSTRATAGIARDVPVFVLPGSVNAVELATAEIISEEAPHLAGLATRHKVE; encoded by the coding sequence GTGATCCGGAATGACCGCGAACTTCCTCCAGCAGCGGACCGACGGACGACTGATGCCGACGGCCACGACTGTATCGACCCGCTGGGCGTGGCCATCGTAACCGTGTCCTCGTCCCGCGGAGACGGCGTCGAAAAGACGCCACCCGACCCCAGTGGCGACGCCATTGCGAGTATCCTCGTCGAAGCGGGCCACGTCGTCACGTCACGCCGGATGGTTCCGGACGACTACGTCCGGATCAAGACCACAGTGAGCGACTGCCTGGATCGACCGGATGTCGACCTCGTCGTGACCACAGGCGGAACGGGAGTCACCGTCGACGACGTCACTCCGGACGCGGTGAGCGAACTCTTCGACCGCGAACTGCCGGGCTTCGGCGAAGCGTTCCGATGGCTCTCGTGGGAGGAGGTACGAACGCGTATCGTCTCAACCCGTGCGACAGCGGGCATCGCCCGCGACGTGCCAGTGTTCGTGCTCCCGGGAAGTGTGAACGCCGTCGAGCTCGCCACGGCGGAGATTATCAGCGAGGAAGCCCCGCATCTTGCCGGACTCGCAACCCGACACAAGGTCGAATAG
- a CDS encoding iron-sulfur cluster assembly scaffold protein: MQGSKMYQEVILDHYRNPRRWGRLSPVTFSHTGENTSCGDELTFDLRLAKDGETIEEVTFTGEGCAISIASASLLAEELPGMTLSEVRDLDREDALDLLGIELTPMRVPCAVLAEKVVQDGIESHEEDT; encoded by the coding sequence ATGCAGGGTTCTAAAATGTATCAGGAGGTAATCCTGGATCACTACCGTAACCCTCGAAGGTGGGGCCGCCTCTCGCCGGTTACCTTCTCGCACACTGGCGAGAATACCTCCTGTGGCGACGAACTCACGTTTGATCTCAGACTCGCCAAGGACGGTGAGACGATCGAAGAGGTCACGTTTACTGGAGAAGGCTGTGCGATCAGCATTGCGAGTGCGAGCCTGCTCGCCGAAGAACTCCCAGGAATGACGCTCTCGGAGGTTCGTGACCTCGACCGTGAGGACGCCCTCGATCTCTTGGGAATCGAGCTGACGCCGATGCGCGTCCCGTGTGCTGTGCTCGCGGAGAAAGTGGTTCAGGACGGTATCGAGAGCCACGAGGAGGACACGTAA
- a CDS encoding cobalt-factor II C(20)-methyltransferase — translation MTLYGIGLGPGSADLLTVRGKRRLESVDVVYSPGRLSRRVAAEYVSESKLSDLEFPMTTDPKELQAAWETAAAEVAPKAREADAAFVTLGDPCIYSTFGHLRRTLREQHPSIDIEVVPGVSSVTAFASVLGVDIDAGAELTLREATDGEAPIGPNRLILFKVTDAPTTYEKMTEAGYEVTFGRRLFMDSEEALVTNDPGEVTDRDYYTLAYAEKREATGSA, via the coding sequence ATGACGCTCTACGGAATCGGGCTGGGACCGGGTTCGGCGGACCTGCTCACGGTTCGCGGCAAACGACGACTCGAATCGGTCGACGTCGTCTACTCACCGGGACGACTGTCACGGCGCGTCGCAGCCGAGTACGTTTCCGAATCGAAACTGAGTGACCTCGAGTTCCCGATGACGACCGATCCCAAAGAACTCCAGGCAGCGTGGGAGACGGCGGCCGCGGAAGTCGCGCCGAAAGCGCGAGAGGCCGACGCGGCGTTCGTCACGCTCGGCGATCCCTGTATCTACTCGACGTTCGGGCACCTGCGTCGGACGCTTCGCGAGCAGCATCCCAGCATCGACATCGAAGTCGTTCCTGGTGTCAGCAGTGTGACGGCGTTCGCTTCGGTCCTCGGGGTCGACATCGACGCTGGCGCTGAACTGACGCTACGCGAGGCGACCGACGGCGAAGCACCGATCGGTCCGAATCGGTTGATCCTGTTCAAAGTGACTGACGCACCGACGACCTACGAAAAGATGACTGAAGCAGGGTACGAGGTGACGTTCGGACGGCGACTCTTCATGGATTCGGAAGAGGCCCTCGTTACGAACGATCCCGGTGAGGTAACTGATCGAGACTACTACACGCTCGCGTACGCAGAGAAACGGGAGGCGACCGGGTCTGCGTGA
- a CDS encoding metal ABC transporter solute-binding protein, Zn/Mn family — protein MPRYTRRRLVATGIGFTTIGSLAGCLSNDASSNDSGGAGPEAQSSFFVFGDLASQVAGDTATAETLVPIGQHGHGWEPGSKIQGTILESDLFLYGMEGFQPWADDLVTSLRDDDADVDIVAAGAGIDLIEGGHDHGHEEDHEGEHEEGHEEGHDGEGEHGHDEHEEGDHEEHHGESVPWEWVGLYHLEAGTYTYTFHEGPDPKMQLPLSQPKRAATTAFTTSRRPQPPSTATTTRTHR, from the coding sequence ATGCCTCGATACACCCGACGACGACTCGTCGCAACTGGAATCGGATTCACCACCATCGGCTCCCTCGCTGGCTGTCTCTCGAACGACGCCAGCTCTAATGATTCAGGTGGAGCCGGGCCGGAAGCCCAGTCTTCGTTCTTCGTATTCGGGGACTTGGCCAGTCAGGTTGCAGGCGACACTGCGACCGCAGAGACGCTCGTCCCGATCGGCCAACACGGCCACGGGTGGGAGCCTGGCTCCAAAATACAGGGAACGATCCTCGAATCGGATCTCTTCCTCTACGGGATGGAGGGATTCCAGCCTTGGGCTGACGACCTCGTGACGAGTCTCCGTGACGACGACGCCGATGTCGACATCGTCGCTGCTGGTGCTGGTATCGACCTCATCGAAGGCGGACACGACCACGGTCACGAAGAAGACCACGAGGGGGAACACGAGGAAGGCCACGAGGAAGGCCACGACGGCGAAGGAGAACACGGCCACGACGAACACGAAGAGGGAGACCACGAGGAGCACCACGGCGAATCGGTCCCGTGGGAGTGGGTTGGTCTCTACCACCTCGAAGCTGGCACCTACACGTACACGTTCCACGAGGGCCCTGATCCGAAGATGCAGCTGCCGTTATCGCAACCGAAGAGGGCGGCGACCACGGCATTCACCACGTCGAGGAGACCGCAACCACCCTCTACGGCGACCACGACACGCACACACCGGTAG